A region of Nitrospinota bacterium DNA encodes the following proteins:
- a CDS encoding ATP-binding cassette domain-containing protein, which produces MSETPLIRVERLCRQFAVTEGRSGFFGAWANLVTRKHSVKKAVDDLSFNINEGEFVGYVGENGAGKSTTIKILTGILTPTSGRAEVAGVVPYQRRKDNSRNIGVVFGQRTQLWWDLAVRESFDLLRSIYAVPDGIFQRNFSELSEALELEPLLKVPVRKLSLGQRMRCDLAASLLHGPKVLFLDEPTIGLDLIAKDQVRKFLKRINKERGSTIILTTHDMDDIEALCDRIMILDEGKLVYDGATELLKGEYAREKLLEVEFYEPVDDFSKLPMVELTVSEGNRRWLRFSQDDASAQEVITRLFANYMVKDISIHEPKVEDVVKNIYAHGVTRPMGRV; this is translated from the coding sequence ATGAGCGAAACTCCCTTGATCCGGGTGGAGCGGTTATGCCGCCAGTTCGCCGTTACCGAGGGCAGAAGCGGTTTTTTCGGCGCTTGGGCGAACCTCGTCACCCGCAAACATTCTGTTAAAAAGGCGGTGGACGACCTGTCGTTCAATATAAACGAGGGGGAGTTTGTGGGGTATGTCGGAGAGAACGGCGCGGGCAAATCCACCACCATAAAAATACTAACCGGCATCCTTACGCCCACATCGGGCCGGGCGGAGGTGGCGGGGGTTGTCCCCTATCAGCGGCGCAAGGATAATTCCAGGAACATCGGCGTGGTGTTCGGCCAGCGCACCCAGCTTTGGTGGGATTTGGCCGTTCGGGAGTCTTTCGACCTGCTCCGCTCCATCTACGCCGTGCCGGACGGGATTTTCCAGCGGAACTTTTCGGAGCTTTCAGAGGCGCTGGAGTTGGAACCTTTATTGAAGGTGCCTGTCCGGAAACTTTCCCTGGGCCAGCGGATGCGGTGCGACCTGGCCGCGTCGCTTCTTCATGGGCCCAAGGTCCTTTTTCTGGACGAACCCACCATAGGGCTGGACCTTATCGCCAAAGACCAGGTGCGGAAATTCCTGAAGAGGATAAATAAAGAACGGGGCTCCACTATAATCCTTACCACCCACGACATGGACGACATTGAGGCCCTTTGCGACAGGATAATGATTCTCGACGAGGGAAAGCTGGTGTACGACGGAGCCACAGAGCTTCTCAAGGGGGAATACGCCCGGGAAAAACTTCTGGAGGTGGAGTTTTACGAGCCGGTGGACGATTTCTCCAAACTGCCGATGGTGGAGCTTACCGTAAGCGAGGGGAACCGCCGGTGGTTGCGTTTCTCTCAAGACGACGCCTCGGCGCAGGAGGTGATAACCCGCCTGTTCGCAAACTACATGGTTAAGGACATTTCGATCCACGAGCCCAAGGTGGAAGACGTGGTGAAGAACATCTACGCCCACGGCGTCACCAGGCCGATGGGGAGGGTTTGA
- a CDS encoding mechanosensitive ion channel family protein — translation MMEKLLKSLLDGNSAADLALAAAIMLGGALAIRVGVSIYERRLKKLVPVWGDEPARFIVGAIEKNVTPFLYLTAIYIGVKTLALPSPAGRFVDAAGFVALTFFGARLISELAVYSIEKRRMEQGGEITAKAPFTPLITAVIWALALIFLLDNLGFNVSTVIAGLGVGGVALALASQAVLGDLFSYFVILMDKPFLVGDVISFDGMTGAVERVGIKTTRVRSLDGEEIIVSNTALTSARVKNYKRLERRRVLTRLGLVYTTPPELMRQIPEMLKAIVGEHEKTKFERAHFVYFGESALIFEMVYFVEDQDYQLFMDIQSSVGIRIAEEFSKRGISFAYPTQTVYLEKREG, via the coding sequence ATGATGGAAAAACTGCTGAAAAGCCTGCTGGATGGGAATAGCGCCGCGGACCTGGCGCTGGCCGCCGCTATCATGCTGGGCGGCGCGCTGGCCATACGGGTCGGCGTCTCCATATACGAGCGCAGGCTTAAAAAACTCGTGCCCGTATGGGGGGATGAGCCAGCGAGGTTTATCGTGGGCGCCATCGAAAAAAACGTCACGCCATTCTTATACCTGACGGCCATATACATAGGCGTCAAAACCCTCGCCTTGCCCTCGCCGGCCGGAAGGTTTGTGGACGCCGCAGGTTTTGTGGCGCTCACCTTTTTCGGCGCCAGGCTGATTTCCGAGCTGGCGGTTTATTCGATAGAAAAACGGCGGATGGAACAAGGCGGCGAGATAACCGCAAAAGCCCCGTTTACCCCTTTGATCACAGCTGTCATATGGGCGCTGGCCCTTATCTTCCTGCTGGACAACCTCGGCTTCAACGTCTCCACCGTCATAGCCGGGCTTGGTGTTGGCGGCGTGGCGCTGGCGCTGGCTTCACAGGCGGTGCTGGGGGATTTGTTCAGCTATTTCGTTATCCTCATGGACAAGCCTTTCCTTGTGGGAGACGTGATCTCATTCGACGGGATGACAGGCGCGGTGGAGCGGGTAGGGATAAAAACCACCCGTGTGCGAAGCCTGGACGGGGAGGAGATAATTGTTTCCAACACGGCGCTAACTTCAGCGCGGGTGAAAAATTACAAGCGGCTGGAGCGGCGCAGGGTTTTAACCCGGCTTGGGCTTGTTTACACCACGCCTCCGGAACTGATGCGGCAAATACCGGAAATGCTCAAGGCTATCGTTGGGGAGCATGAAAAAACAAAATTCGAGCGCGCCCATTTTGTTTATTTCGGCGAGTCCGCCCTGATATTCGAGATGGTGTATTTCGTGGAAGACCAGGACTACCAGCTGTTCATGGACATTCAAAGCTCGGTGGGTATCCGCATAGCCGAGGAGTTCTCAAAGCGGGGCATATCTTTCGCCTATCCCACTCAAACGGTATATCTGGAGAAACGGGAGGGTTGA
- the fabG gene encoding 3-oxoacyl-[acyl-carrier-protein] reductase codes for MGRLNGKVALVTGASRGIGRGIAEAFAKEGASLFLVARGGVPTDTVEACQTLGVKAIGVAGDVASAAFAKETVAKCVESLGGLDILVNNAGITKDGLLLRMKEEDFDEVIRVNLKGAYNFMQAASQVMIKKRYGRIVNISSIVGQTGNAGQVNYAASKAGLFGMTMSAAKELASRGVTVNSVAPGFIVTDMTGSLPDKVREKLLESIPMGRFGEVADIAAACLYLASGDAGYVTGQTISVNGGMAMGV; via the coding sequence ATGGGCAGGTTAAACGGCAAGGTGGCGCTGGTTACCGGCGCCTCCAGAGGCATAGGGCGGGGCATAGCCGAGGCATTCGCAAAAGAGGGGGCCAGCCTCTTTCTTGTGGCCCGGGGCGGAGTTCCCACGGATACGGTGGAGGCCTGCCAGACGCTGGGGGTTAAAGCCATCGGCGTGGCGGGGGATGTGGCCAGCGCCGCTTTCGCCAAGGAGACCGTGGCCAAATGCGTAGAGAGCCTTGGCGGGCTGGACATACTGGTGAATAACGCGGGCATCACGAAAGACGGGCTTCTTTTAAGGATGAAAGAAGAGGATTTCGACGAGGTGATCCGCGTAAACCTCAAAGGGGCCTACAACTTCATGCAGGCCGCCTCCCAGGTGATGATAAAGAAACGTTACGGCAGGATAGTGAACATATCCTCCATAGTGGGGCAGACAGGCAACGCCGGGCAGGTGAATTACGCCGCTTCCAAGGCGGGCCTTTTCGGCATGACCATGTCGGCGGCCAAGGAACTGGCATCGCGAGGGGTGACTGTGAACTCCGTGGCGCCAGGGTTTATTGTGACCGACATGACAGGCTCCCTTCCGGACAAGGTCCGGGAGAAATTGTTGGAATCCATACCCATGGGCCGGTTCGGCGAAGTGGCCGATATAGCGGCCGCCTGCCTTTACCTAGCCTCCGGCGACGCCGGGTATGTTACAGGGCAGACCATATCGGTGAACGGCGGCATGGCCATGGGCGTTTGA
- the fabD gene encoding ACP S-malonyltransferase, whose product MSGGLVFLFPGQGSQSVGMGMSFFQSSPLARRRAEEACDALGFDMLKLIAEGPEEELRLTANTQPALLLVSAVVYEALQEAKGIAPKAVAGHSLGEFSACFAAGALSFTDAIKLVRKRGELMQSSVPAGEGGMAAIIGLTPEDVARVCAEAGGSVAPANFNSPEQTVIAGAAGDMQKTMDALKSAGAKKLVPLQVSAPFHTSFMAPAREGLAEYMKTVEVRDPKIPIIRNVDAGLSVTAQDVRDGLIKQVTGCVRWVDSMKTLPGLGVTKALELGAGKVLAGLMKRIDKNIEAISIGSVEDLNRAMEAL is encoded by the coding sequence ATGAGTGGCGGGCTGGTTTTTCTTTTTCCGGGGCAGGGATCCCAGTCGGTGGGGATGGGAATGTCTTTTTTCCAGTCCAGCCCTCTGGCCAGGCGCCGCGCCGAAGAGGCTTGCGACGCTCTGGGATTCGATATGCTAAAACTCATCGCCGAAGGGCCAGAGGAAGAGCTTCGCCTTACGGCCAACACCCAGCCTGCCTTGCTGTTGGTTTCCGCTGTGGTTTACGAGGCCCTTCAAGAGGCCAAAGGGATTGCGCCTAAAGCGGTGGCTGGGCATAGCCTTGGTGAGTTTTCGGCCTGTTTTGCCGCAGGGGCCTTATCTTTCACCGACGCCATAAAACTTGTACGGAAAAGGGGGGAGTTGATGCAATCCTCCGTCCCCGCCGGTGAAGGCGGCATGGCCGCCATAATAGGCCTTACTCCCGAAGATGTGGCCAGGGTTTGCGCTGAAGCGGGCGGCTCCGTGGCTCCGGCGAATTTCAACAGCCCGGAGCAAACTGTTATCGCCGGGGCCGCTGGCGATATGCAAAAGACAATGGACGCGCTGAAATCCGCCGGGGCCAAAAAGCTGGTTCCATTGCAGGTGAGCGCGCCGTTCCATACGTCATTCATGGCGCCTGCCCGGGAAGGCTTGGCCGAATATATGAAGACCGTGGAGGTCCGCGATCCCAAAATCCCCATAATCCGCAACGTTGACGCCGGGCTGTCAGTCACCGCTCAGGATGTGCGCGACGGGCTGATTAAACAGGTGACAGGCTGTGTGCGTTGGGTGGATTCCATGAAAACCCTGCCGGGGCTGGGAGTGACCAAAGCGCTGGAATTGGGGGCTGGCAAAGTGTTGGCTGGCCTTATGAAGCGGATAGACAAGAATATAGAGGCCATATCCATAGGCTCCGTAGAGGATCTCAACCGCGCGATGGAGGCGCTTTAA
- a CDS encoding ABC transporter ATP-binding protein: MIRIENLTKKYGSFQALKGISLEVREGELFAFLGPNGSGKTTTINILTGLCAPSSGRVWLNGHDIASDTLNAKRQNGVVNQAINLDGELTVRENLLIHGMLFGMPRKQISARTEELLDYAEMADRADDPVKDLSGGFKRRLMIMRALMHKPRILFLDEPTVGLDPSIRRKIWSLIRKIQQGGTTIFLTTHYIEEAEFLAERVAFLNEGEIMAVDAPQALMAGLGDWALDELVEGEIRTKYFKAKGDANSAASSEPGAFTVRRVNLEDVFIKMTGKKVGEEPQP; the protein is encoded by the coding sequence ATGATAAGGATAGAAAACCTCACAAAAAAATATGGCTCCTTTCAGGCTTTAAAGGGCATCTCGCTGGAAGTGCGCGAAGGGGAGCTTTTCGCCTTTCTGGGCCCTAACGGCTCCGGAAAGACCACCACCATAAACATCCTCACCGGCCTTTGCGCCCCCAGCTCCGGGCGGGTATGGCTGAACGGGCATGACATCGCGTCCGACACCCTCAACGCCAAACGGCAGAACGGCGTGGTGAACCAGGCCATTAACCTGGACGGGGAGCTGACCGTGCGGGAAAACCTGCTTATCCACGGGATGCTTTTCGGCATGCCCCGCAAGCAGATAAGCGCCCGGACGGAGGAGTTGCTGGATTACGCCGAAATGGCGGACAGGGCCGATGACCCTGTGAAGGACCTGTCCGGCGGATTCAAACGCCGCCTCATGATAATGCGGGCGCTGATGCACAAGCCGCGCATATTGTTTCTGGACGAACCCACCGTGGGGCTGGATCCTTCCATCCGGCGGAAGATATGGTCGCTCATAAGAAAAATCCAGCAGGGCGGAACCACCATTTTCCTGACCACCCATTACATCGAGGAGGCGGAGTTTCTGGCGGAACGGGTGGCTTTTTTGAACGAGGGGGAAATAATGGCAGTGGACGCCCCCCAGGCCCTCATGGCTGGGCTTGGGGATTGGGCGCTGGACGAACTGGTGGAAGGGGAGATACGCACGAAATATTTCAAGGCCAAGGGGGACGCCAATTCAGCGGCCTCCTCGGAGCCGGGGGCGTTCACCGTGCGCCGGGTGAACCTGGAGGATGTGTTTATAAAAATGACGGGGAAAAAGGTGGGGGAGGAGCCCCAGCCATAG
- a CDS encoding acyl carrier protein, with amino-acid sequence MSSIAEKVKSIIVEQLEVDAEKVVANAKFDTDLNADSLDVVELVMAFEEAFDIEIPDEDAEKIQTVQQAVDYITNATAGKA; translated from the coding sequence ATGTCGTCTATTGCGGAGAAGGTCAAGTCGATCATTGTCGAGCAACTGGAGGTTGACGCCGAGAAAGTTGTGGCCAACGCCAAGTTCGACACGGACCTTAACGCGGACTCTCTGGACGTGGTGGAGCTGGTGATGGCTTTCGAGGAAGCCTTCGACATCGAGATCCCCGACGAGGACGCCGAGAAGATCCAGACTGTCCAGCAGGCCGTTGATTACATTACCAACGCCACAGCGGGCAAGGCCTAA
- the fabF gene encoding beta-ketoacyl-ACP synthase II codes for MKNVVITGLGMVTPLGIGVDETWKGIVEGRSGIGPITRFDATDYPVRFAGEVKGFDPLNYLDGKEAKKMDTFIHFAIASVKYALADCGIDLEKLTPSQRERFGVVIGAGIGGLPEIEATAKILAEKGPRRVSPFFIPSVLANMAAGQVSIHFGLKGPLGCPVTACTTGSSAIGDAARIIERGDADMIVAGGAEAAITGLGVAGFAAARALSKRNDEPEKASRPFDKDRDGFVMGEGSGVVVLERKDHAIARGAKIYAEIIGYGMSADAYHMTAPPEGGEGAVTCMNHAIRDAGIMPEKIGYINAHATSTMADAIETAAIKRAFGQHAFNLVVSSTKSMTGHLLGAAGGIEAIFAIKALETGIIPPTINLDNPDPACDLFYAPNKAVHRNIEYALSNSFGFGGVNGSVIFSKPQA; via the coding sequence ATGAAAAACGTAGTAATCACGGGCCTTGGCATGGTCACCCCCCTGGGTATAGGTGTGGATGAGACCTGGAAAGGCATAGTGGAGGGGCGCTCCGGCATAGGCCCCATCACCAGGTTCGACGCCACCGATTACCCCGTGCGTTTCGCCGGGGAGGTGAAAGGGTTCGACCCATTGAACTATCTTGATGGCAAAGAAGCCAAAAAGATGGACACCTTCATCCATTTCGCCATCGCCAGCGTGAAATACGCTTTGGCGGACTGCGGGATAGACCTTGAAAAACTCACCCCTTCCCAGCGGGAACGGTTTGGTGTGGTAATAGGGGCGGGCATAGGGGGCCTTCCGGAGATAGAGGCCACGGCCAAGATACTGGCGGAAAAAGGCCCGCGCCGGGTGTCCCCGTTCTTCATCCCCTCGGTTCTGGCCAACATGGCCGCCGGCCAGGTCTCCATCCACTTCGGGCTCAAGGGGCCTCTAGGTTGCCCGGTAACGGCCTGCACCACAGGCTCTTCGGCCATTGGCGACGCGGCCAGGATAATAGAGCGGGGCGACGCGGACATGATAGTTGCCGGGGGCGCCGAAGCGGCCATCACCGGCCTTGGCGTGGCGGGGTTCGCCGCCGCCAGGGCGTTGTCCAAGCGAAACGATGAGCCGGAAAAAGCCAGCCGCCCGTTCGATAAAGACCGGGACGGGTTCGTGATGGGTGAAGGCTCCGGCGTGGTGGTGCTGGAAAGAAAAGACCACGCCATAGCCCGGGGCGCCAAAATATACGCGGAGATTATAGGTTACGGCATGAGCGCAGACGCTTACCACATGACCGCCCCGCCGGAAGGCGGGGAGGGCGCGGTTACCTGCATGAACCACGCTATCCGGGACGCCGGGATAATGCCTGAAAAGATAGGCTACATTAACGCCCACGCCACATCCACCATGGCCGACGCCATTGAGACTGCGGCCATAAAGAGGGCTTTCGGCCAGCACGCCTTCAACCTGGTGGTGTCTTCCACCAAGTCCATGACCGGGCATCTGCTGGGCGCCGCTGGCGGAATAGAGGCCATATTCGCCATCAAGGCGCTGGAAACCGGGATAATCCCTCCAACCATAAACCTGGACAACCCCGATCCGGCGTGCGACCTGTTCTATGCGCCGAACAAGGCGGTCCATAGGAATATCGAATACGCGTTATCCAACTCTTTCGGGTTTGGCGGCGTGAACGGTTCCGTGATTTTCAGCAAGCCGCAAGCCTGA
- a CDS encoding methyltransferase domain-containing protein: MDNGTKQEAGEFAGLEERIKERVRQKMASGLYNEDELERLTRLKSRVFEPSDQPVRVSLLDGHQGSRALHEDWDLAGPIKIQTGRGGLAGNIVTLFKKIYQKTLHRLIRITLVRQSDYNLAVRDTLQRAEQELSYQRRRYLELASRTLAAEKALDEMDRRMLKVERLEEKMTSLDRALKDLDRQGVFLKNRVMDMLEDIAKKSPSAVNVAEEKSKLESFDYTLFENLHRGSREEIRKRLEVYAHWFKGAQNVVDIGCGRGELLEVFAANGISATGLDINEEMVAECAALGLSATSGDAISFLKSRQGGSLGGITAVQVIEHMPVDVMGEFFKLAYDKLKPGAQIAAETVNPTCLTTFCGAFYLDMSHTKPVHPLAVQFMLERIGFSEVRIEYLNPYPAHMRLKTVAPEDFPSGVEPSFIVEYNANLDKLNGILYSHTDYAVVARK; this comes from the coding sequence ATGGATAACGGAACGAAACAGGAAGCTGGGGAGTTTGCGGGGCTGGAGGAGCGCATCAAGGAGCGTGTCCGGCAAAAGATGGCCTCGGGGCTGTACAACGAAGACGAGCTGGAACGGCTAACCCGGTTGAAGAGCAGGGTGTTTGAGCCTTCAGACCAGCCTGTACGCGTATCCCTGCTGGACGGCCATCAGGGAAGCCGCGCCCTGCATGAGGATTGGGACCTGGCGGGGCCCATAAAGATACAGACCGGCCGGGGCGGCCTGGCGGGGAACATTGTCACTCTGTTCAAGAAAATATATCAGAAAACACTCCACCGCCTTATCCGCATAACCCTCGTGCGCCAGTCGGACTATAACCTGGCGGTGCGTGACACTCTGCAACGGGCCGAGCAGGAGCTTTCCTATCAGCGGCGCCGTTACCTGGAACTGGCCTCGCGGACGCTGGCGGCGGAGAAGGCGCTGGACGAGATGGACAGGCGCATGCTGAAAGTGGAACGGCTGGAGGAGAAAATGACCTCGCTGGACCGCGCGTTGAAAGACCTTGACCGGCAGGGTGTGTTCCTGAAAAACCGGGTGATGGATATGCTGGAGGATATCGCCAAAAAATCCCCCTCGGCGGTAAACGTGGCGGAAGAAAAATCCAAACTGGAATCTTTTGACTACACCCTGTTTGAAAACCTCCACCGCGGCTCCCGTGAGGAAATCCGCAAACGGCTGGAGGTTTACGCCCATTGGTTCAAGGGCGCCCAAAATGTGGTTGATATCGGTTGCGGCCGGGGCGAACTTCTGGAGGTTTTCGCCGCCAATGGCATTTCCGCCACCGGGTTGGACATTAACGAGGAGATGGTGGCCGAATGCGCGGCCCTTGGGCTTTCCGCCACAAGCGGGGACGCCATATCATTCCTGAAATCCCGGCAGGGCGGTTCGCTGGGTGGAATCACGGCGGTGCAGGTGATTGAACACATGCCCGTGGATGTGATGGGGGAGTTTTTCAAGCTGGCCTACGACAAACTGAAACCCGGCGCCCAGATAGCGGCGGAAACCGTGAACCCCACGTGCCTCACCACCTTCTGCGGCGCGTTTTATCTGGACATGAGCCACACCAAACCTGTGCATCCGCTGGCGGTCCAGTTCATGCTGGAGCGCATCGGGTTCTCGGAAGTCCGTATTGAATACCTGAATCCATACCCGGCCCACATGCGTCTTAAGACCGTGGCGCCGGAGGATTTCCCATCCGGGGTGGAGCCGTCGTTCATTGTGGAATACAACGCCAACCTGGACAAACTCAACGGTATCCTTTACAGCCATACCGATTACGCGGTGGTGGCCCGCAAGTAG
- a CDS encoding TauD/TfdA family dioxygenase, producing MQNSPFHPENRAAYEKWRDEKLARHPARVEDLIVSVTDPRCITPAEKGAILERLSRANMAIYQSQLGTCADKRIPVSMMRSFGATEYDHNPESDDEGVTSLTPRSEEEWEGKAFEYIPYSSKAIQWHTDGYYNPVERLVRSLILHCAQQADEGGENELLDHEVMYILLREENPEHVRALMRPDAFTIPARVENGVTVRPEQSGPVFTVDQVDGRLYMRYTHRVKSIVWKNDVMTSGAVEAIRKILAGPNPYMFRARLAPGWGLLCNNVLHTRSAFATGQEAPKRLLYRIRSFNRLA from the coding sequence ATGCAAAATTCCCCTTTCCATCCGGAGAACCGGGCCGCCTACGAAAAATGGCGGGACGAAAAACTGGCCCGCCATCCCGCCCGGGTGGAGGATTTAATCGTCTCCGTAACCGATCCGCGATGTATCACTCCCGCCGAAAAAGGCGCAATACTGGAACGGCTCTCCCGGGCCAACATGGCCATCTACCAAAGCCAATTAGGAACCTGCGCCGACAAACGGATACCCGTCTCCATGATGCGGTCGTTCGGGGCCACGGAGTACGACCACAACCCGGAGTCCGACGATGAGGGGGTTACATCCCTTACGCCCCGGAGCGAGGAGGAATGGGAGGGCAAAGCCTTCGAGTACATTCCGTACAGCTCAAAAGCCATCCAGTGGCACACCGACGGTTATTACAACCCGGTGGAGCGGCTGGTGCGGTCGCTGATTCTCCACTGCGCCCAACAGGCGGATGAAGGGGGAGAAAACGAGCTTTTGGACCATGAGGTCATGTACATCCTCCTGCGCGAGGAGAACCCGGAGCATGTGCGGGCCCTCATGCGGCCAGACGCTTTCACCATTCCAGCCCGGGTGGAAAACGGCGTTACGGTACGGCCGGAACAGTCCGGTCCGGTTTTCACCGTGGACCAGGTGGACGGCAGGCTGTACATGCGTTACACCCACAGGGTGAAAAGCATTGTCTGGAAAAATGACGTGATGACCAGCGGGGCCGTGGAAGCGATCCGGAAAATATTGGCTGGGCCGAATCCTTATATGTTCCGCGCCAGGCTTGCGCCCGGATGGGGATTGTTGTGCAATAACGTCCTGCACACCCGGTCCGCTTTCGCCACCGGGCAGGAAGCGCCGAAACGGCTTTTGTACCGCATCCGCTCTTTCAACCGGCTTGCGTGA
- a CDS encoding YbgC/FadM family acyl-CoA thioesterase, with product MDIDIYYEDTDCGGVVYYANYLKYFERARTRLLVSRGVDPSEWMRKGVLFTVTRAEVSYKSPAVYGDAITVETRLTKLKGARISFDYFIAHASGGRLIVTGETDMACVNDKMRPMPLPHEIKESLAPVLITGE from the coding sequence ATAGACATTGATATCTATTACGAGGACACCGACTGCGGCGGCGTAGTATACTACGCCAATTACCTGAAGTATTTCGAGCGGGCCCGCACCAGGTTGCTTGTCTCCCGCGGGGTGGATCCGTCCGAATGGATGCGCAAGGGCGTGCTTTTCACCGTCACCCGGGCCGAGGTAAGCTATAAAAGCCCCGCCGTTTACGGCGACGCCATAACGGTGGAGACGCGGCTTACAAAGCTTAAGGGCGCCAGGATAAGCTTCGATTATTTTATTGCCCACGCCAGCGGCGGCAGGTTGATCGTCACCGGCGAAACGGACATGGCCTGTGTTAACGATAAAATGCGGCCCATGCCTTTGCCTCATGAGATTAAGGAAAGCCTTGCGCCGGTATTGATAACCGGCGAGTGA
- a CDS encoding ABC-2 family transporter protein produces the protein MRSEAAIYLRLILASIQAKMEYRATFVFLFFALFLFYAGQIGAVLVVMDKFSAINGWNLGDMAFLYGLLSFSQGASMLFFSPLNYFEGMIQQGHFDRYLIRPLSPLLQTLSSGFEISSLAHFLIGFIALYFGSTRGGVDWDATKLFFLLMVIAGAALIHGAVRLAVSAVAFWTIRNRSLVHTIVYSSKEFIVYPISIYRVWIQVFLTVVFPIAFINFYPSHYFLARETSDMLFHPALQYLTPVIGAVAFWLSHMLWKVGIDHYQSVGS, from the coding sequence GTGCGGAGCGAAGCGGCAATTTACCTGCGGCTAATCCTGGCCTCCATCCAGGCGAAAATGGAATACAGGGCCACTTTCGTGTTCCTGTTTTTCGCCCTTTTCCTATTCTACGCTGGGCAGATAGGCGCGGTGCTGGTGGTGATGGACAAGTTTTCCGCCATCAACGGCTGGAACCTGGGGGACATGGCGTTCCTGTACGGCCTGCTCAGTTTTTCCCAGGGCGCCTCCATGCTCTTTTTTTCGCCCTTGAACTATTTTGAGGGGATGATCCAGCAGGGGCATTTCGACAGGTATCTTATCCGCCCCTTAAGCCCGCTTTTGCAAACACTGTCCTCCGGATTCGAGATAAGCTCGCTGGCCCATTTCCTTATCGGGTTTATAGCCCTCTATTTCGGTTCCACCCGGGGAGGGGTGGATTGGGACGCGACAAAACTGTTTTTCCTGCTCATGGTCATAGCCGGGGCGGCGCTTATCCATGGGGCGGTGCGGCTGGCGGTGTCGGCGGTGGCGTTCTGGACCATCCGCAACCGCTCGCTGGTGCATACCATCGTTTACAGCTCCAAGGAGTTCATCGTGTACCCCATATCAATCTACCGGGTGTGGATACAGGTGTTCCTCACGGTGGTCTTCCCCATCGCGTTCATCAATTTCTATCCCAGCCATTATTTCCTGGCGCGGGAGACTTCCGACATGCTGTTCCACCCGGCGCTCCAGTACCTAACGCCGGTCATCGGCGCCGTGGCGTTCTGGCTTTCGCACATGCTGTGGAAGGTGGGAATAGACCATTACCAGAGCGTGGGAAGTTAA
- a CDS encoding ABC-2 family transporter protein: protein MRAGSGETAAFGGAALPVYLNFAIKTFQSQLAYKFEYFVGVFNGLLYIFIFTALWGAIYSAMPAGAQNSFTQPQIITYAVFALVCRVSMSMDDTDIAGRVRTGDIAMDMIKPVNFTLMVLANAMGETMFHWFTRVAPIILVCLLSFDIIVPTAPERYLLGAVAWILGYSISFLLNFSFALLAFWFVETFSFQLMKYGLLNIFSGSVVPIDFFPEWAKPAIAAMPFQYILYTPTAVFMGHITGAGAYKLIALQGVWVVILGGVSYVMWNAAKRKLVVQGG from the coding sequence ATGCGGGCGGGCTCCGGGGAAACGGCGGCGTTTGGGGGGGCGGCCCTGCCGGTTTACCTGAACTTCGCCATTAAAACTTTTCAAAGCCAGCTGGCCTACAAGTTTGAATATTTCGTTGGGGTGTTCAACGGCCTGCTTTACATATTCATATTCACCGCTTTGTGGGGGGCCATCTACTCGGCCATGCCCGCGGGGGCGCAAAACTCTTTCACCCAGCCGCAGATAATCACTTACGCGGTGTTCGCCCTGGTTTGCCGCGTCTCCATGTCCATGGACGACACGGACATCGCCGGCCGGGTGCGTACCGGCGACATCGCCATGGACATGATAAAACCGGTGAACTTCACCCTGATGGTGCTGGCCAACGCCATGGGTGAGACCATGTTCCACTGGTTCACCCGGGTGGCGCCCATCATTCTTGTGTGCCTGCTGTCGTTCGACATAATCGTCCCCACGGCCCCGGAACGCTACCTTTTGGGGGCGGTGGCCTGGATTTTGGGATATTCCATCTCGTTCCTTTTAAACTTCTCGTTCGCCCTGCTGGCCTTCTGGTTCGTGGAGACCTTCTCGTTCCAGCTTATGAAATACGGCCTGCTCAACATTTTCTCGGGAAGCGTGGTGCCCATTGATTTCTTCCCGGAATGGGCCAAACCAGCCATCGCGGCCATGCCGTTCCAGTACATCCTGTACACCCCCACGGCGGTGTTCATGGGGCATATCACCGGCGCCGGGGCTTATAAGCTTATCGCCCTGCAGGGCGTGTGGGTGGTTATCCTCGGCGGCGTAAGTTATGTCATGTGGAACGCCGCCAAGCGCAAGCTGGTGGTGCAGGGAGGGTGA